In Leptolyngbya sp. O-77, the genomic window GATCGACGCTGCACCCTGAGCCAGCAAAACGGGCGTTACGCCCTGTCCCAGCCCGCCTGTGCCACCCGTTAACAGCACTTCCTTACCCGTCAAATTCATAGACGCTTCTCGCTTAATGTTTATTAATGTTTCTTCTTTGATAATTTCCGAAACCTGCTGAAAAGCGTAGCGCCTCAAGATGACAGCAGGATTAAAATCGGAGATAGTGCATTAGCTCGGCAACCAGGCCCGGCGGCAAAGCAAGTCGCTGCTGAAAATCTGCCAGGTTTCGATAGGGGCCGTAGCGCTGGCGGTGGTGCAAAATTGCCCGTGCCAGAAACAGGTCTATGGCAGGAACGCGGATCAGAGCCTCTAGCGATGCAGTGTTGGGGTTGGTGGGCTGGAGGGCGCAAAGACTTTCGGGGTCATAGTAGCAAAATTGCAGCACGGGTTCTAGCGGGCGGAGGCGCTGCACAGGCAGGCTGAGGGCGGCGGCGATGTCTTCTAGGCAGTGAAGCTGAACGCCAGACTGGGTGAGGGCTGAGAGCGATCGCGCTTGGTGAATCGATAGCCCTGGTAGCCGCAGCCAGTCATCTACACTCGCCTGGTTCACGTCAATCGCTACGCCGAGCCGCGCCGCAAGCTGCAATTCCTCTACGGACTGAAAGCGGTAGTAGGGGTCTTTGGCCAGGCGCGATCGCAGCGCTTCCTGAGCGCTATTCCTCAAGCCCATCGACCACCAGTTTCCGCTCATTCGCTGCCTGCTGTCGGGTATTAGTCGGGTACTAGTCAATTTGATCGAGCAGCCGCCGCCGCTTTTGCTCAAATTCGTATTCAGAAATTAAGCCGTCCTGCCGCAGCCTGTCGAGCTGGCGCAGCGCATCGGCGATCGCCCCCACTTGGGCCGGGTCAATCCGGGGCGCAGCGGGCTGGGGTGGCAGCGGAGTGCCCCCGTTAAACGCGGCATCA contains:
- a CDS encoding ComEA family DNA-binding protein, whose protein sequence is MSGNWWSMGLRNSAQEALRSRLAKDPYYRFQSVEELQLAARLGVAIDVNQASVDDWLRLPGLSIHQARSLSALTQSGVQLHCLEDIAAALSLPVQRLRPLEPVLQFCYYDPESLCALQPTNPNTASLEALIRVPAIDLFLARAILHHRQRYGPYRNLADFQQRLALPPGLVAELMHYLRF